In the Advenella kashmirensis WT001 genome, one interval contains:
- a CDS encoding RHS repeat-associated core domain-containing protein, with the protein MVYFDADGRQLNFPTLAVGEEHFHPIEKYTLQRIEDNASQPRYRIRFTNGNEEHYAQHPKEPKRWQLHRVTTRDGQWLELKYTVQGGLEHVRNNRYTVRSELDAQGRILALHLAGDEDGQVLARYSYDEQGDLVLAVDRAGRVWRYRYAHHLLTEYRTPSGAVHVSEWDGDTPQARCVRTYAYAENAAAPGARPMITRDTRFTYLPASKTTQVTDGLGNTTEYHYNGLWAVDRVTHPDGSVEQIHFDETGSISGHTDALGRSTRFVNNAAGSPTSMIDAAGNVTSVSYNAQNQPVQITDPAGHVWQRSYDDAGNLASEIDPLGHSTSYAYANGLPVSRTDPMGNATKMQWDEAGQLASNVDCSGNQTKYQYDSLGQLTATTNPLGQVSEYSWNRSGQLVGSKPAGMGWTYAGYDKAGRVVTQTDPLQRITCTSWDAYNQRIQGIDAAKGNLSFEYDVVGRLIKITNAKGESTTYTYDSRGRRETEIGFDGRRQTFKYNAAGELIERVDFGLDGQITTRIVYDVLGRPIERSVSDGNRSIYRYDERGFLTQAQNSTSGKCISQVTYEYDAAGRMVSEVQAHHGRVWRIDHTFDSLGNRTRSQVPIVGTLSWLRYGSGYVHEILLNNNTLANFERDALHREILREQGPVTHHFRFSEAGFLEKHLWQNLDKQGQALEPARNWRSWSYDVAGQLTGLRDAYRGNKIFEYDALARVTQVVQHIDNLGAWYENFAYDPTHNLVAIEKGDIKGAFKQKITSHIAGDRLLKFADLTPTGEKIEYGYDGHGNRVSRSQLSSMQTQGEAENSEINQKDEHESVQNLYHYDGSHQLDRIVHADGSVTKYVYDALGRRIAKHHTRPDNNIKTTLFMWDRDWMIQETKTGHETHADQTTTYIPHPDNSGPLVSLKSDRRHHYVTDHLGTPQEIYDDFRKVVWAADMSVYGKLGKRIVNEIENPIRFPGQYYDEESGLHYNRFRYYDPEVGRYINQDPIGLRGGLNTYQYGNANPVMSTDPLGLAPGGPYHPPDGVSTGCTQNDTCQQITGKMFVLERMINSHQGWDRHMPPPRGGGRHAGEISDLWRAFAKCQALFERKCKNCKDCQNNKNEQPAPMVESSESNTGALVAIGLGALFVVGVIFAPQITIPAALVGAAAGS; encoded by the coding sequence ATGGTGTATTTCGATGCCGATGGCCGCCAGTTGAACTTCCCGACCCTGGCTGTGGGTGAAGAACATTTCCATCCGATTGAGAAATACACGCTGCAACGTATTGAAGATAATGCTTCGCAGCCGCGCTACCGAATTCGCTTTACCAATGGCAATGAAGAACATTATGCGCAGCACCCAAAAGAGCCTAAACGATGGCAGCTGCATAGAGTCACGACGCGTGATGGACAATGGCTGGAGTTGAAGTACACCGTCCAAGGCGGACTGGAACACGTGCGCAACAACCGATACACGGTGCGTAGTGAACTGGATGCACAGGGACGGATTCTGGCGTTGCACCTGGCCGGCGATGAGGACGGACAGGTACTGGCCCGCTATTCTTATGATGAACAAGGTGATCTAGTTCTTGCGGTAGACCGGGCCGGTCGTGTCTGGCGTTACCGGTATGCGCATCACCTGCTGACCGAGTATCGCACGCCTTCGGGCGCGGTGCATGTTTCTGAATGGGATGGCGACACGCCGCAGGCGCGATGTGTGCGCACCTATGCGTATGCGGAGAATGCGGCTGCGCCAGGGGCCAGGCCGATGATTACGCGCGATACACGCTTTACGTATCTGCCTGCCTCCAAGACGACGCAGGTTACCGATGGGCTGGGCAACACAACGGAGTATCACTACAACGGGCTGTGGGCGGTGGATCGTGTGACGCATCCGGACGGCAGTGTAGAGCAGATTCATTTCGATGAGACGGGCAGCATCTCGGGCCATACGGATGCGCTGGGACGCAGCACGCGGTTTGTGAACAACGCGGCTGGAAGCCCGACATCGATGATCGATGCGGCAGGGAACGTGACTAGCGTATCCTATAACGCACAGAATCAACCGGTGCAGATCACAGACCCGGCAGGCCATGTGTGGCAGCGCAGCTATGATGACGCGGGGAACTTGGCCAGCGAGATCGATCCACTGGGCCATAGTACAAGCTATGCCTATGCCAATGGCCTGCCGGTCTCGCGCACCGATCCCATGGGCAATGCCACCAAGATGCAATGGGATGAGGCCGGACAATTGGCATCCAATGTGGATTGCTCCGGAAATCAGACGAAGTATCAATATGATTCTCTTGGCCAATTGACTGCGACGACCAATCCGCTGGGGCAGGTCAGCGAGTATTCTTGGAACCGGTCGGGCCAACTGGTAGGCAGTAAGCCTGCAGGTATGGGTTGGACATATGCTGGCTATGATAAGGCTGGCAGGGTAGTAACTCAGACTGATCCGTTGCAACGTATCACGTGTACTAGCTGGGACGCATACAATCAGCGTATTCAGGGCATTGACGCTGCAAAAGGTAATTTGTCCTTCGAATATGATGTCGTTGGGCGGTTAATCAAAATTACCAACGCAAAAGGCGAGTCGACAACCTATACTTATGATAGTCGTGGAAGGCGAGAGACAGAAATTGGATTCGATGGACGACGTCAAACCTTTAAATATAATGCTGCCGGCGAATTGATCGAACGGGTTGATTTCGGGCTAGATGGACAAATTACAACACGGATTGTGTACGATGTTTTAGGAAGACCTATTGAACGGTCAGTTAGTGATGGCAACCGTAGCATCTATCGTTATGATGAACGAGGATTTTTGACTCAAGCGCAAAACTCAACATCCGGAAAGTGTATCAGCCAAGTGACTTACGAGTATGATGCGGCTGGACGGATGGTTTCCGAGGTTCAGGCGCATCACGGAAGAGTATGGAGAATAGACCATACATTTGATTCGCTGGGGAATCGTACTCGTAGCCAAGTGCCTATTGTGGGCACCTTAAGTTGGCTACGCTATGGCAGCGGGTATGTCCACGAAATTCTACTCAACAATAACACGCTCGCTAATTTTGAGAGAGATGCGTTGCATCGTGAAATTCTTCGTGAACAAGGGCCCGTAACGCACCATTTCAGATTTAGTGAAGCCGGTTTTTTAGAAAAGCATCTTTGGCAAAATCTAGACAAGCAGGGTCAGGCGCTGGAGCCAGCGCGCAATTGGCGCTCATGGAGCTATGATGTAGCGGGCCAATTAACTGGTCTGCGCGACGCGTACCGAGGTAATAAGATTTTTGAATACGACGCATTAGCGCGTGTTACTCAAGTAGTGCAACATATAGACAATCTTGGAGCGTGGTATGAAAACTTCGCTTATGATCCCACACATAATTTGGTGGCGATAGAAAAGGGTGATATTAAAGGTGCCTTTAAACAAAAAATTACCAGCCACATTGCTGGTGATCGTTTACTAAAATTTGCTGATCTCACCCCGACAGGTGAAAAAATAGAATATGGATACGACGGTCATGGAAACAGGGTTTCCCGATCACAATTATCGTCTATGCAGACACAGGGGGAAGCAGAAAATTCAGAGATTAATCAGAAGGATGAACACGAATCAGTTCAGAATTTATATCATTACGATGGAAGCCACCAATTAGATAGAATCGTACATGCGGATGGCAGCGTAACGAAATACGTTTATGATGCGCTGGGCCGACGTATAGCGAAACACCATACTAGACCAGATAATAATATTAAAACCACGCTTTTTATGTGGGATAGAGACTGGATGATTCAAGAGACAAAAACCGGGCACGAAACACATGCAGATCAAACGACTACATATATACCTCATCCCGATAATTCCGGACCGCTTGTTAGTTTGAAGTCTGATCGGAGACACCATTATGTAACGGATCATTTGGGTACGCCACAAGAGATATATGACGATTTTCGAAAAGTAGTCTGGGCCGCAGATATGTCGGTGTACGGGAAATTAGGAAAACGTATAGTAAATGAGATTGAAAATCCCATACGTTTTCCAGGGCAGTATTACGATGAGGAATCGGGACTGCATTACAACAGATTCCGGTACTATGATCCTGAAGTGGGGCGATATATAAATCAGGACCCAATTGGATTGAGGGGCGGGCTTAATACCTACCAATATGGTAATGCGAACCCTGTTATGTCTACCGATCCTTTAGGATTAGCGCCTGGTGGTCCATACCATCCACCAGATGGCGTATCTACAGGGTGTACTCAAAATGACACTTGTCAACAAATAACTGGGAAAATGTTTGTTTTGGAACGCATGATCAATTCTCATCAAGGTTGGGATCGGCATATGCCTCCACCACGAGGAGGTGGCAGGCATGCTGGTGAGATAAGTGATTTATGGAGAGCTTTCGCAAAATGTCAGGCGTTGTTCGAGCGAAAATGTAAGAACTGCAAAGATTGTCAAAATAACAAAAACGAACAACCGGCGCCCATGGTAGAGTCTTCAGAGTCGAATACGGGAGCCTTGGTAGCAATTGGGCTCGGGGCGCTATTTGTAGTTGGTGTAATATTCGCACCACAAATTACAAT
- the tssI gene encoding type VI secretion system tip protein TssI/VgrG, protein MAARQQIELEHEHNQAEVYEWPGNYGENPLGERYARQRMQEQHHIRDTRTLRSTARGVATASLFNLVRCPRTEENREYVVLGTRYDLKENNYHSVSSPEEAAQNGRRCVFDLTVQCATLPFRPPRITRKPRTLGPQTAVVVGPEGKEIWTNEYGQVKVHFHWDRYDKKDENSSCWIRVSSSWASGNFGAIQVPRIGDEVIVDFLNGDPDNPIITGRVYNAAMMPPWKLPDNATQMGLYSRSSPAGNYETANAIRFEDKKGQEQLWIHAERNQDVEVENDDTLTVGNNKTDKIGWHWKLSTGGFKQETIDLASVQSVGLGKMMNVGMAYNVNVGGLYLRNIGLQMASTVGMDRTDRVVQSWTSDVGHVYSVTVRGKAVGTAVQKEQERPLVATPDFQPQLPGAVESSDANQIRITDGGQASLSGAQYAKLIGPGGVITIDEAGIRIRGKGIYLQAPIISMTGGDAQGLVPVTEADCAECAKRTTTPHPVDVATGQKILVTDDFVLPGRLPIRWSRMYRSADQREGHLGVAWKLPYSTEIKQARQAWCISMPMAAS, encoded by the coding sequence CTGGCCGCGCGCCAGCAAATCGAGCTGGAGCATGAACATAACCAGGCCGAAGTGTATGAGTGGCCCGGCAACTATGGCGAAAATCCGTTAGGCGAGCGCTATGCACGCCAGCGCATGCAGGAACAACACCACATCCGTGATACCCGTACGCTGCGCAGCACGGCGCGGGGCGTGGCCACCGCCTCGCTGTTCAATCTGGTGCGCTGCCCCCGCACAGAAGAAAACCGCGAGTATGTGGTGCTGGGCACCCGCTATGATCTGAAAGAGAACAACTACCATTCAGTCAGCTCGCCTGAGGAGGCGGCACAAAACGGCCGCCGCTGCGTGTTCGATCTTACTGTGCAATGCGCCACGTTGCCGTTCAGGCCGCCGCGCATTACGCGCAAGCCGCGTACCCTGGGACCACAGACCGCTGTGGTGGTGGGCCCTGAAGGCAAGGAAATCTGGACCAATGAATATGGCCAGGTCAAGGTGCACTTTCATTGGGACCGATACGATAAGAAAGACGAGAACAGTTCATGTTGGATACGGGTTTCGAGCAGTTGGGCCAGTGGTAATTTCGGGGCGATCCAGGTACCGCGTATTGGTGATGAGGTCATTGTAGATTTCCTGAACGGGGATCCTGACAATCCAATTATCACAGGCCGTGTGTATAACGCAGCGATGATGCCGCCGTGGAAACTGCCGGACAATGCCACGCAGATGGGGCTGTATTCGCGTTCGTCTCCGGCAGGAAATTATGAGACAGCCAATGCGATTCGCTTTGAGGACAAGAAGGGCCAGGAGCAGCTGTGGATTCATGCCGAACGTAATCAGGACGTAGAGGTTGAGAATGACGATACGCTGACGGTCGGCAACAACAAGACCGACAAAATCGGCTGGCACTGGAAACTGAGTACGGGCGGCTTTAAGCAGGAAACAATCGATCTGGCTTCGGTTCAAAGCGTTGGGCTGGGCAAGATGATGAACGTCGGCATGGCCTACAACGTGAATGTAGGCGGGCTGTACTTGCGCAATATTGGCCTGCAGATGGCCAGTACGGTGGGCATGGACAGGACCGACCGGGTCGTGCAAAGCTGGACCTCGGATGTAGGGCATGTGTACTCGGTGACGGTGCGGGGCAAGGCCGTGGGCACTGCGGTACAAAAAGAACAGGAGCGCCCGCTGGTAGCCACCCCGGATTTCCAGCCGCAATTGCCTGGCGCGGTGGAAAGTTCGGACGCTAATCAGATTAGGATTACCGATGGCGGCCAGGCGAGCTTGTCAGGCGCTCAATACGCCAAGCTGATTGGCCCGGGTGGCGTCATCACGATTGACGAGGCGGGAATCCGCATCCGGGGCAAAGGCATTTATCTGCAAGCGCCGATCATCAGTATGACGGGCGGCGATGCGCAAGGGCTGGTGCCGGTCACCGAGGCCGATTGCGCCGAGTGCGCCAAGCGCACGACAACGCCGCATCCGGTGGATGTAGCCACCGGGCAGAAGATCTTGGTTACGGATGACTTTGTTCTGCCGGGCCGATTGCCGATCCGCTGGAGCCGGATGTATCGCAGCGCGGACCAGAGAGAGGGGCATTTGGGCGTGGCCTGGAAGCTGCCTTACTCGACGGAAATCAAACAGGCGCGGCAGGCATGGTGTATTTCGATGCCGATGGCCGCCAGTTGA
- a CDS encoding type VI secretion system Vgr family protein codes for MSANINIMNPDRLIGVSIAADNAEFLFDAMQGADGMSTLSDYTVRLLHRSMQVDVRALLGKSLTLTINTAAAPRHLNGVIASFALVGQEGDTDRYFVYEARVVPWFWLATHKKEFRIYQNQSVPETIKQVLAPYGYAFEFDLVESYAPRVYCVQYDETDFQFVSRLLEAEGIHYYFRHEQEKHTLVMSDEIQSHKAVDGYEHVPYFTEDKLTLPQQDYMTHVAVFQDLRPGQYTTKRL; via the coding sequence ATGTCTGCGAATATAAATATAATGAACCCTGACCGGCTGATCGGGGTCTCTATTGCGGCGGATAATGCCGAATTTCTGTTTGACGCCATGCAAGGCGCGGACGGAATGTCTACTCTTTCCGACTATACCGTACGCCTGCTGCATCGCTCGATGCAGGTTGATGTGAGGGCATTGCTTGGCAAGTCACTCACGCTGACCATCAACACGGCGGCAGCGCCCCGGCATCTCAACGGCGTGATCGCCAGTTTTGCGCTGGTAGGCCAGGAAGGCGACACGGATCGTTACTTTGTGTACGAAGCGCGCGTGGTGCCCTGGTTCTGGCTGGCGACTCACAAAAAAGAATTTCGCATCTACCAGAACCAGTCAGTGCCAGAGACCATTAAGCAAGTGCTGGCGCCCTACGGTTATGCGTTTGAATTCGACCTGGTGGAAAGTTACGCGCCACGCGTCTATTGCGTGCAATATGACGAAACTGATTTTCAGTTTGTGAGCAGGCTGCTGGAGGCCGAAGGCATTCATTATTACTTTCGTCATGAGCAGGAAAAGCACACGCTGGTCATGAGTGACGAAATCCAGAGCCATAAGGCCGTAGACGGCTACGAACACGTACCGTATTTCACCGAAGACAAACTGACCCTGCCCCAGCAGGACTATATGACACATGTGGCGGTGTTTCAGGACCTGAGGCCAGGACAATACACCACCAAACGACTATAA
- a CDS encoding helix-turn-helix domain-containing protein, whose product MPTKASPTFPTFDTSDFGGAGGPFYFDLVRLQDRDDIPRAFPHRHNYYHLLWMTEGHGAHMLDFEQFELRANTVFFVSPGQIHAWTSSTRPRGYVINFSTEFFVQMLPRSDDIAQFPFFHIARDTPALYLEQSRHDELLPLLFDIEKEVLNREDGRFDIVRSYLLILLTRLRRLYPMSITEGMSPQSYCLTKRFKLLLDEHFLEFGPIRDYAAKLHITDRQLNDAIKRTMGCTAGQLLHERIVLEAKRLLSNTHLSVSEIAFQLNFDDLAYFCRFFKKHTQLTPGEFKKRYSGPME is encoded by the coding sequence GTGCCCACCAAAGCGTCCCCCACCTTCCCGACCTTCGACACCTCCGATTTCGGTGGTGCAGGAGGGCCGTTCTATTTCGATCTGGTTCGCTTGCAAGACCGGGATGACATTCCCCGTGCCTTTCCACATAGGCACAATTACTACCATTTGCTTTGGATGACGGAAGGCCATGGCGCACATATGCTGGATTTCGAGCAATTCGAGCTGCGCGCCAATACCGTATTTTTCGTATCGCCTGGACAAATCCATGCCTGGACGTCTTCCACACGCCCCAGAGGCTATGTGATTAATTTCAGTACTGAGTTTTTTGTGCAAATGTTGCCACGCTCCGACGATATTGCTCAGTTCCCCTTTTTTCATATCGCGCGTGACACGCCAGCGCTTTATCTTGAACAATCCCGGCACGATGAGCTACTGCCGTTGTTGTTTGATATTGAAAAAGAAGTGCTCAATCGAGAAGATGGCCGCTTCGACATTGTTCGTTCGTATTTGTTGATTCTCCTGACGCGGCTGCGGCGGCTTTATCCAATGAGCATCACCGAAGGCATGTCGCCACAAAGCTATTGCCTGACAAAACGTTTCAAATTGCTGCTCGATGAGCATTTTTTGGAATTCGGCCCAATCAGAGATTACGCCGCCAAACTGCATATTACTGATCGGCAACTGAACGACGCCATTAAACGAACCATGGGATGCACCGCCGGTCAACTGCTACACGAACGTATCGTACTGGAGGCCAAACGCCTGCTTAGCAATACCCACCTTAGTGTTTCTGAAATTGCCTTCCAGCTCAATTTTGATGACCTAGCCTATTTTTGCCGCTTTTTCAAAAAGCACACGCAACTGACTCCTGGCGAGTTTAAAAAACGTTACTCCGGGCCAATGGAATGA
- a CDS encoding Bug family tripartite tricarboxylate transporter substrate binding protein, whose amino-acid sequence MKNKLLSWIGVITLGSCSLAQAQQAADFPNHPVRLVVPFAAGGATDVIARTVGQKLSEQLQQPVVVENKAGANGNIGAVLVSRAEPDGYTLLMATSSHAINTTLYRKLDYSLTKDFVGLSNLASVPLLLVVNTSLPVKTPAELAAYAKQHGAEINYASGGTGTAAHLAGAQFSTLVGASMTHVPYKGGSLAQNDVIGGQVQTMFANLPEVLAQVEAGRLRPLAVTGNVRHPALPDVPTFAQSGYPQIEAKSWFGLFVPAETPAPIVAKLSAAIAKSVADPAVQKRLKDLGADPIGNTSTVFQPFVAEEVKRWGTLVKRSGATVN is encoded by the coding sequence ATGAAGAATAAGCTACTTAGTTGGATAGGAGTGATAACCCTGGGCTCGTGCTCACTCGCGCAAGCGCAGCAAGCGGCGGACTTTCCCAATCATCCCGTAAGGCTTGTCGTGCCGTTCGCTGCAGGCGGTGCTACCGACGTTATCGCGCGTACAGTAGGTCAGAAACTTTCCGAACAACTGCAGCAACCTGTCGTGGTAGAAAACAAGGCTGGGGCCAACGGCAATATCGGTGCAGTGCTCGTGTCGCGCGCCGAGCCCGACGGCTATACGTTGTTAATGGCAACATCCAGTCATGCCATCAACACCACGCTGTATCGCAAACTGGACTACAGCCTGACCAAAGACTTCGTGGGCCTGTCCAATTTGGCGTCGGTGCCGCTCTTGCTGGTGGTTAATACCTCGTTACCTGTCAAAACGCCTGCTGAACTGGCTGCTTACGCCAAGCAGCATGGGGCCGAAATCAACTATGCATCTGGCGGTACAGGTACTGCTGCCCATCTAGCGGGTGCACAATTTAGCACTTTAGTTGGTGCGAGCATGACCCACGTGCCTTATAAGGGCGGCTCTCTGGCACAAAATGATGTGATTGGCGGTCAGGTACAAACCATGTTTGCCAATCTGCCTGAAGTGCTGGCGCAGGTTGAAGCGGGACGCTTGCGTCCACTTGCCGTCACCGGCAATGTGCGGCATCCGGCATTGCCTGACGTACCCACATTTGCCCAGTCTGGCTACCCGCAGATAGAAGCCAAGTCCTGGTTCGGCCTGTTTGTACCGGCCGAGACACCTGCACCAATAGTGGCAAAGCTATCGGCCGCCATTGCCAAATCCGTGGCCGATCCTGCTGTACAAAAGCGACTGAAAGATCTGGGCGCCGATCCTATCGGAAACACCAGCACAGTATTCCAGCCTTTTGTCGCCGAAGAGGTCAAACGCTGGGGAACACTGGTCAAGCGTTCCGGCGCAACAGTGAACTGA
- a CDS encoding NIPSNAP family protein, which translates to MLYDVRTYTCRAGTLKKHLSLYAQSGFDIQRHHLGEPLAYLQTETGNVNSYTHIWIYQNAADREQRRATLQRDPKWQDYLMESAQAGYLLSQETRLMVPTSFFKP; encoded by the coding sequence ATGCTTTACGACGTACGAACCTACACCTGCCGGGCTGGCACCTTGAAAAAACACCTGTCGCTCTACGCCCAGAGCGGGTTCGATATCCAGCGACATCACTTGGGCGAGCCGCTGGCCTACCTGCAAACCGAGACGGGCAACGTTAATAGCTATACCCATATCTGGATTTACCAGAATGCGGCCGACCGTGAACAAAGGCGCGCCACCTTACAGCGCGACCCCAAATGGCAGGACTACTTGATGGAAAGTGCGCAGGCGGGGTATCTTTTATCGCAAGAAACGCGCTTGATGGTGCCTACGTCTTTTTTCAAACCTTGA
- a CDS encoding porin, translating into MAAGHFPCSGKRLKVNSYMVGVVAPLGNGSIRASWQMADPTHGANASASSAFVGDNLLSQQVLSLGYTYSISKRTGLYAYGSYAKHVLLQDDLTSTLFSAGLRHTF; encoded by the coding sequence GTGGCTGCTGGCCATTTTCCATGTAGCGGAAAGCGCCTAAAAGTCAATTCCTATATGGTCGGCGTGGTCGCCCCGTTGGGCAATGGCTCGATCAGGGCCTCCTGGCAGATGGCTGATCCCACGCACGGCGCGAACGCTAGCGCCAGCAGTGCGTTCGTTGGAGACAATTTATTAAGTCAGCAAGTCCTTTCACTTGGTTATACCTATAGCATTTCAAAGCGAACCGGTCTGTATGCTTATGGGTCGTATGCCAAACATGTACTCTTGCAGGATGACCTGACTTCTACACTGTTCAGTGCGGGGCTGCGTCATACGTTTTAG
- a CDS encoding Bug family tripartite tricarboxylate transporter substrate binding protein, which translates to MPSFSSLLRRVELMRAAGSSAWLKKLFRVGAVSSVLVTSPGFAQSAAPASPPLTMIIGYPPGAIVDTVARQLAGVLGPILNRTIVPENKGGAAGAIAAGQIAKTRPDGHTILFTAYTSLQISRALERNLAFDPVDDLQPVASVGRPTTLLLVPADFPAKTFDEFLALVKSQPNHFNFGTSGIGSPNHFALEYLNASFELKLTPVPYKGAAQMLTDMLGGRVQAIFSSTSLAAGHLQSGAVRALAIGSPDPSPAFPNLPVIAQHGAPGFNAAGALGIFAPVGTPTETLAKLNAAIQEALKDEATQQRLHDEGIVIELQTVEDFSARYRQEAQDIATVIRDHALKIN; encoded by the coding sequence ATGCCCTCGTTTTCTTCTCTGCTGCGTCGCGTCGAGTTAATGCGTGCAGCAGGTTCATCCGCATGGCTTAAAAAGCTGTTCCGTGTTGGCGCAGTGTCCTCCGTGTTGGTGACATCGCCCGGGTTTGCACAATCAGCGGCACCGGCGAGTCCTCCCCTGACAATGATCATCGGCTATCCGCCCGGCGCCATTGTTGATACGGTGGCTCGTCAGCTTGCAGGGGTTTTGGGCCCTATCCTGAATCGCACGATCGTGCCGGAGAATAAAGGCGGCGCGGCGGGTGCCATTGCTGCCGGGCAGATTGCCAAGACGCGCCCGGATGGGCACACCATTCTGTTTACGGCGTATACCTCGCTGCAGATAAGCAGGGCGCTGGAAAGAAACCTGGCGTTCGATCCGGTTGACGATCTGCAGCCGGTCGCGTCGGTGGGTCGGCCGACCACCTTGCTGCTGGTTCCTGCCGATTTTCCGGCAAAGACATTTGATGAGTTCTTGGCGTTGGTCAAATCACAGCCTAACCATTTCAACTTTGGGACCAGCGGGATCGGCTCACCTAACCATTTCGCCCTGGAGTACCTGAATGCCTCGTTCGAACTCAAGCTGACGCCGGTGCCGTACAAAGGCGCCGCACAAATGCTGACAGATATGTTGGGTGGCCGTGTGCAAGCAATCTTTAGCTCAACGTCCTTGGCAGCTGGCCATCTGCAAAGCGGAGCGGTCCGTGCGCTGGCAATCGGCTCACCCGATCCAAGTCCCGCCTTTCCTAATCTGCCCGTCATTGCGCAACATGGTGCGCCAGGTTTCAACGCGGCGGGCGCACTCGGGATCTTTGCCCCGGTTGGCACGCCCACGGAAACGTTAGCGAAGCTTAACGCGGCGATTCAGGAGGCGCTCAAAGATGAAGCCACTCAGCAACGGCTGCATGATGAGGGCATTGTTATTGAATTGCAGACTGTGGAAGATTTTTCCGCAAGATATCGTCAAGAGGCGCAAGATATTGCGACTGTTATCCGAGATCACGCGCTCAAGATAAATTGA
- a CDS encoding alpha/beta hydrolase family protein, translating to MKYLGLMATLGVSISLFGCASNKTETGPMTIAKQGSFFVGGKNIKSNSVSNLPIYSSSGTIAVDQVYVHYQKPTNAKNTSVVLIHGCCLTGKTWESTPDGRMGWDELFVRNGFSTYVVDQASRGRSAVDTSTLIAVKSGRLPSKQLPMVNNVSQEDAWEVFRFGPKYPEVYPGMQFPLDAQAEFWKQMVPDWIRALPTPTPTVPALSELAQKINGAVLISHSQSGIFPFQTAKLNPAGIRAIVSIEPGACPAADEDLSYLKGIPVLVLWGDYVNKSPRWEPRLKACKEFVEAANKAGIKAQNVMLSDLGMTGASHMLMQDKNSILIGKWLIGWINQNVKG from the coding sequence ATGAAATATTTAGGATTGATGGCAACTTTGGGTGTGTCAATTTCTTTGTTCGGCTGCGCATCCAATAAGACTGAAACGGGCCCGATGACCATTGCTAAACAAGGCAGCTTCTTTGTTGGCGGAAAAAATATCAAATCAAATTCGGTATCAAACTTACCCATCTACTCATCATCGGGGACAATTGCGGTAGACCAGGTATATGTCCACTACCAAAAACCGACAAATGCAAAAAATACATCTGTGGTCTTAATCCATGGCTGTTGCTTGACCGGCAAGACTTGGGAGTCTACCCCGGATGGCAGAATGGGATGGGATGAATTATTCGTACGGAATGGTTTTTCTACGTACGTCGTGGACCAAGCCTCGCGAGGTCGGTCTGCCGTCGATACATCGACCCTCATTGCAGTCAAAAGTGGTCGCCTGCCTTCGAAGCAATTGCCGATGGTAAATAACGTATCGCAGGAGGATGCCTGGGAGGTTTTCCGCTTTGGGCCCAAATATCCAGAAGTTTATCCAGGCATGCAATTCCCACTAGATGCTCAGGCAGAGTTCTGGAAGCAAATGGTTCCAGACTGGATAAGAGCATTACCCACCCCAACGCCCACCGTGCCCGCATTGTCTGAACTGGCCCAGAAAATCAATGGCGCAGTGCTTATTAGCCACTCCCAATCTGGTATTTTCCCCTTTCAGACGGCAAAATTGAACCCTGCTGGTATCCGTGCAATTGTATCGATTGAACCAGGCGCGTGCCCTGCAGCAGATGAAGACTTGTCTTATCTGAAAGGTATTCCAGTATTGGTTCTTTGGGGCGATTATGTGAACAAGTCACCACGCTGGGAACCGCGGCTAAAGGCATGCAAGGAATTCGTAGAAGCAGCGAATAAAGCAGGAATCAAAGCGCAAAATGTGATGTTGAGCGATTTAGGCATGACTGGTGCGTCACATATGCTTATGCAGGACAAAAATAGCATTCTGATAGGTAAATGGTTGATCGGTTGGATTAACCAGAACGTGAAAGGCTGA